The Aggregicoccus sp. 17bor-14 genome has a window encoding:
- a CDS encoding tetratricopeptide repeat protein — protein sequence MALPRSAALLLPLLALACAPAQRPHPNAALHRDRCAHELAQGDLVKAEAECDLGLEYSPKDGDLWVNKGLIALKDGRKQDAKAAFVRAIRFNQEQLQAYQNLGVLYFEEGAYSKAAESFTRALKVDPAFNEARFNLGLAYMRLAEKDADYRRRARAELHKILAVNPELSDAHHALGELAFGEQDLQAAAAEFRTAVQLSPEHATAWHDLGVTLLQLRQYPQATEAFQECIAHAGDPSCAQGLEAARRAGN from the coding sequence ATGGCCCTGCCCCGCTCCGCCGCGCTGCTCCTGCCCCTGCTCGCCCTCGCGTGCGCCCCGGCGCAGAGGCCCCATCCGAACGCCGCCCTCCACCGGGACCGTTGCGCGCACGAGCTCGCGCAGGGCGACCTGGTGAAGGCCGAGGCCGAGTGCGACCTGGGCCTCGAGTACTCGCCGAAGGACGGCGACCTCTGGGTGAACAAGGGGCTCATCGCGCTGAAGGACGGGCGCAAGCAGGACGCCAAGGCCGCGTTCGTGCGCGCCATCCGCTTCAACCAGGAGCAGCTGCAGGCCTACCAGAACCTCGGGGTGCTCTACTTCGAGGAGGGTGCCTATTCGAAGGCCGCCGAGAGCTTCACGCGCGCCCTGAAGGTGGACCCCGCCTTCAACGAGGCCCGCTTCAACCTGGGGCTCGCGTACATGCGCCTGGCCGAGAAGGACGCCGACTACCGGCGCCGCGCGCGCGCCGAGCTCCACAAGATCCTCGCCGTGAACCCGGAGCTCTCCGACGCCCACCACGCGCTGGGCGAGCTCGCGTTCGGCGAGCAGGACCTACAGGCCGCGGCGGCCGAGTTCCGCACCGCCGTGCAGCTCTCCCCCGAGCACGCCACCGCCTGGCACGACCTGGGCGTCACCCTGCTGCAGCTGCGGCAGTACCCGCAGGCCACCGAGGCCTTCCAGGAGTGCATCGCGCACGCCGGGGACCCGTCCTGCGCGCAGGGCCTGGAGGCGGCCCGGCGCGCGGGGAACTAG
- a CDS encoding TIGR02265 family protein, producing MPGLPPLPAALEKDLAGRLALARPADQARGMFFNSVLDAVGELPDGAALREQCRLLAGGKRFVDVLNYPIADFLRMVFPAALLCAGRDGSVEAAFDGFGQRAIGAFLGSPMGKVLLMVAGRDVRTVMQNAPSAYATAVTYGERTLVWPEPTHCVMAMRRDFMPPAYHVGLLRQTLETLASTRVQVEGWTTGPLDTTYDMRWDPAR from the coding sequence ATGCCCGGCCTCCCGCCCCTGCCCGCCGCCCTCGAGAAGGACCTCGCCGGGCGGCTCGCCCTGGCGAGGCCCGCGGACCAGGCGCGCGGCATGTTCTTCAACAGCGTGCTGGACGCGGTGGGGGAGCTGCCGGACGGCGCGGCGCTGCGCGAGCAGTGCCGGCTGCTCGCGGGCGGCAAGCGCTTCGTGGACGTGCTGAACTACCCCATCGCGGACTTCCTGCGCATGGTGTTCCCCGCGGCGCTGCTGTGCGCCGGGCGCGACGGCAGCGTGGAGGCCGCCTTCGACGGCTTCGGTCAGCGCGCCATCGGCGCCTTCCTCGGCTCTCCCATGGGCAAGGTGCTGCTGATGGTCGCCGGCCGCGACGTGCGCACGGTGATGCAGAACGCGCCGTCCGCGTACGCGACGGCCGTCACCTATGGCGAGCGCACGCTGGTGTGGCCCGAGCCCACCCACTGCGTGATGGCCATGCGCCGCGACTTCATGCCGCCCGCCTACCACGTCGGGCTGTTGCGCCAGACGCTCGAGACGCTGGCCAGTACACGCGTGCAGGTGGAGGGCTGGACCACCGGCCCCCTGGACACCACCTACGACATGCGCTGGGACCCGGCCCGCTAG